From Zingiber officinale cultivar Zhangliang chromosome 5B, Zo_v1.1, whole genome shotgun sequence, the proteins below share one genomic window:
- the LOC121983969 gene encoding transcription elongation factor SPT6 homolog isoform X2 — translation MKGKAVNSGKRDKFKGKRAVVVDADDGEEEEVEGQDEYERGGFMADDIKEEEAQESDEEMRSIKRKKNKKKRLLGKNFVLDEDDYELLEENKMSGFCPPKPGNGKFKRLKIGRDNELEDQQKAIGWHSQGGRSAEEKLKISLFGDDDDFADEAGQLEDRNVIGDEDEMAHFIVDEDVDNAGALVRKLTKEKSHQVLCIASSTSQALEIFGDLDTSVKKRLNDEFEPFVLSENCMTQKDDIIRERDIPERIQLSEDTTGPPPIDDQNVEEERNWIYDQLTDGRFSPLVGYDQVLKDINKDNIDNVLKMMHVQKLDIPFISMYRKELCDSLLKDLDDGMQDGDEMKSMKWHKILWTVQSLDRKWLLLQKRKSALCSYYTKHFEEESQRVDEETKLNLNNRVFDSVVLALNDAKSEREVDDIDVKFNLCFPPCEDDTYDGQFKRPKRKSLHAVSYNARLWQITNKFGASSETFGSLLSLEKISDEVEDNIESPEEVAAKFTCSTFETPKDVLNGARHMAAVEISCEPNVKKHVRNIFMEKAVVSTSPTPEGNLVIDAYHQLGGVKWLRNKPLMEFVDAQWLLVQKGEEDKLLHVSIKLPEDVQMKLLSDASNCYLSKGVSKSAQLWNEQRRMILKDSFLTHILPSIEKEARSLLTAKAKNWLCVEYGKQLWNKVLVGPFKRKHTDSDLENESEVRVLACCWGPGKPATTFVMLDSAGELVDVLYAGSISVRSQAVTDQQRKRNDCQRLLKFMVNHQPHVICIGATNMACTQLRDDINEIIEDHPKELGQELENISVIFCDETLPCLYENSKLASEQLPGQPGIVKRAVALGRYLQNPLAMVATLCGQEKEILSWKFHPLEHFLTSDEKYEVVEQIMVDASNQVGVDINLAASHEWLFAPLQFIAGLGPRKAFVLEKAFLRAGFISNRKEIPMGKILKMKVFVNAVGFLRVRQSGVASFSNLNMDLLDDTRIHPESYELANNLAKDVYRDDALKEANDMDDMLEKVIEHVKKNPQKLEVFDIDEYANNIFDQYGKNKRETLYDIKMELLQGFRDYRAPFKEPSCEEEFAMLSGETDDTIPEGKIVQVTVRHVQESQVICVFDSGLKGMVSSDDFSDEGFDYEKVHVGDILTCKIKYVNKNRHVVYLTSKASDLQKGPYIDKRDPYYHEDKISMGSEMEKVRKNKEYANKPFRSRMIVHPCFQNLTADEAIEFLSHKEPGVSIMRPSSKGPLFLTLTLKVFDGVFAHKEIAEKGKDHKDMTSLLRLGKILTIDKESFEDLNEVMHRYVDPLVTHLKSMLGFHKFRKGNQKEVDDQLKAEKAANPMRIVYCFGVSHEHPGTFILSYIRSANPHHEYVGVYPKGFRFRKKDFDSIHHLVAYFQKNIDKPLLGEGPSVCTLGAEVSTENPTWVSSGDRESTDGRFNSRNTGNQNERGRGRGRGRGRGRGRGRGRERGSDFGTDGSDNSGYEEMKGDTAGSGWGGCNIDGSNKGGWGGGDGGSGWGGNTNSGTDGGGSWGSVEGNVSGQGRWVSSGDRNNSTDGVWAGNSSGGNSAGGWGNLGSGGGSSTGGWGNLRTGGDESSGTGSHRGSGDGSWGATDDVGGQGGRGTSGDVGMGGTDAVGAGNRGSDGFTSGWGNQEAGGGVRNNSGDGHGENWCGGGAATGGDKSVVAGNYRGWSGRGSSTSNWGEEGSSNNSRGRGRGRNSGRNNSGWGQGGNDITDLGSVGNSNAAGAASGWGSNQHQDNNRGNDDAGGNWGSAPAATGGGYSDGTGSTGNWGAVGNDSSQGGRGSSNSGWGQIGNDITDPVLDGSNNTGGTTSGWGRGSNRYGNNSKGSNDHDGDWSSGSAATGADSHRGQSGRGSSTGNWGAEGNFSSHWDRGRGRGRGWNNSGRGHAGKDSTDSESTGNGNAMGAPGSWSCGINQGRGSNHRSSNDADLASGSDGSGDKWTGAGSGRSCGGRSWRVGNNGGRRGRGRARDNSDRGSTDGWDTGGGQGGEDKWGSNGGGDKGSGFADVNDISLSNSGRGGRRGSDGRPSWGDTNAGGHEGSSCGWVGNNSGVGNGGGWGGGSCQGGNSSDGNDQTRSFADGNDDNAAGASGGGWGGNNNGGSSKGGWGGNSDGGAGSGWN, via the exons ATGATTTTGCTGATGAAGCCGGTCAATTAGAAGATAGGAATGTTATTGGTGATGAAGATGAAATGGCTCATTTTATTGTGGATGAGGATGTGGATAACGCTGGTGCCCTTGTGAG AAAGTTGACAAAAGAGAAATCACACCAAGTGCTTTGCATTGCATCATCTACTTCACAAGCGCTTGAGATATTTGGTGATCTTGACACATCTGTGAAAAAAAGATTGAACGATGAGTTTGAACCTTTTGTTCTTTCAGAGAATTGTATGACACAGAAGGATGACATTATACGAGAGAGAGATATTCCAGAGAGAATTCAG ttgtctgaGGATACTACTGGGCCACCACCTATAGATGATCAGAATGTAGAAGAGGAGAGAAACTGGATTTATGATCAGCTTACTGATGGCAGATTCTCTCCTTTAGTTGGCTATGATCAAGTACTCAAAGATATAAATAAAGACAATATTGATAATGTCTTAAAAATGATGCATGTGCAAAAACTTGAT ATTCCTTTCATTAGCATGTATCGCAAGGAATTATGTGATAGCCTGTTGAAGGATCTTGATGATGGCATGCAGGATGGCGACGAAATGAAAAGTATGAAGTGGCATAAG ATACTATGGACAGTTCAGTCTTTGGacagaaagtggttgttgcttcagAAGAGGAAGAGTGCTCTTTGTTCCTATTATACAAagcattttgaagaggaaagtcaAAGAGTTGATGAAGAAACTAAACTCAATTTAAATAACAGAGTTTTTGATTCAGTCGTTTTGGCACTGAATGATGCAAAATCTGAAAGAGAGGTTGATGACATTGATGTGAAGTTCAATCTGTGTTTTCCTCCTTGTGAAGACGATACATATGATGGACAATTTAAGAGGCCTAAACGAAAGTCATTGCACGCTGTTTCCTATAATGCTAGGCTGTGGCAGATTACTAACAAGTTTGGTGCTAGTTCTGAAACATTTGGGTCTCTGCTTTCATTAGAAAAG ATATCTGATGAAGTTGAAGATAACATAGAATCTCCTGAAGAAGTTGCTGCAAAGTTTACATGTTCTACGTTTGAAACTCCAAAAGATGTGCTTAATGGAGCCAGACATATG GCGGCTGTGGAGATTTCATGTGAGCCTAATGTTAAAAAACATGTGCGCAATATTTTCATGGAGAAGGCTGTTGTGTCAACAAGTCCTACTCCTGAAGGAAATCTTGTGATTGATGCCTATCATCAACTTGGGGGTGTGAAATGGCTGCGCAATAAGCCTTTAATGGAGTTTGTGGATGCTCAATGGTTGCTTGTCCAAAAGGGTGAAGAAGATAAACTGCTTCATGTCAGCATTAAACTACCTGAAGATGTCCAAATGAAATTATTAAGTGATGCTTCAAATTGTTATCTGAGCAAAGGTGTCAGTAAATCTGCTCAGTTATGGAATGAGCAGCGGAGGATGATATTGAAAGATTCATTTCTCACTCATATTTTGCCATCAATAGAAAAGGAAGCTCGCTCATTGTTGACAGCTAAGGCGAAGAATTGGCTTTGTGTGGAATATGGAAAGCAATTGTGGAATAAGGTCTTGGTTGGTCCTTTCAAGAGGAAGCACACTGATAGTGATTTGGAGAATGAATCTGAGGTAAGAGTTCTGGCCTGTTGTTGGGGACCTGGAAAGCCAGCAACTACTTTTGTCATGTTAGATTCAGCAGGAGAACTGGTGGATGTGCTATATGCTGGTTCAATTAGTGTTCGATCCCAGGCTGTTACTGATCAACAGAGAAAGAGGAATGACTGCCAACGACTCCTGAAGTTCATGGTCAATCACCAACCGCATGTTATCTGCATAGGAGCAACAAACATGGCTTGCACACAGCTAAGGGATGACATTAATGAA ATAATTGAGGATCATCCAAAAGAACTTGGTCAAGAATTGGAAAATATTTCTGTTATCTTTTGCGATGAAACTTTGCCTTGTCTTTATGAGAATTCAAAGCTTGCTTCAGAACAACTACCTGGTCAACCAG GCATTGTGAAACGTGCTGTGGCACTTGGACGCTATCTGCAAAACCCTTTGGCTATGGTGGCTACTCTTTGTGGACAAGAAAAAGAAATACTGTCATGGAAATTTCATCCCCTGGAACATTTCCTTACTTCTGATGAGAAGTATGAGGTTGTTGAGCAGATTATGGTTGATGCTTCTAACCAAGTCGGTGTGGATATAAACCTAGCAGCAAGTCATGAATGGCTTTTTGCTCCTCTACAATTTATTGCTGGTCTTGGTCCACGAAAAGCATTTGTCTTAGAAAAAGCATTTTTGAGGGCTGGATTTATTTCGAATCGCAAAGAGATTCCTATGGGAAAGATTCTTAAAATGAAGGTTTTCGTCAATGCTGTTGGATTTTTACGGGTAAGACAGAGTGGGGTGGCTTCTTTTAGTAACCTCAATATGGACCTTTTGGATGACACTAGAATTCATCCAGAGTCGTATGAACTGGCAAATAATTTGGCCAAGGATGTCTATCGCGATGATGCTCTAAAGGAGGCAAATGACATGGATGATATGCTGGAGAAGGtgattgagcatgttaaaaaaaatccaCAGAAGCTTGAAGTGTTTGATATTGATGAGTATGCAAACAATATATTTGACCAGTATGGAAAAAACAAAAGGGAGACACTTTATGATATAAAGATGGAGCTTCTACAAGGATTTCGGGACTATCGGGCACCTTTTAAAGAACCAAGTTGTGAGGAGGAGTTTGCTATGCTCTCTGGAGAAACAGATGATACCATTCCAGAAGGGAAAATTGTTCAAGTGACAGTTCGCCATGTACAGGAGAGTCAAGTCATTTGTGTATTTGATTCTGGTTTAAAAGGGATGGTGTCCTCTGATGACTTTTCAGATGAAGGATTTGATTATGAGAAGGTGCATGTAGGGGATATACTTACATGCAAGATTAAGTATGTGAATAAGAATAGGCATGTGGTTTACTTGACATCCAAAGCTAGTGACCTGCAAAAAGGCCCTTATATTGATAAGCGAGATCCTTATTACCATGAAGATAAAATTAGTATGGGCAGTGAAATGGAGAAGGTCCGGAAGAACAAGGAATATGCAAATAAACCTTTCAGATCAAGGATGATTGTTCATCCCTGTTTTCAGAATCTGACAGCTGATGAGGCGATTGAG TTCCTTTCTCATAAAGAACCTGGTGTGAGTATTATGCGTCCCAGTTCCAAAGGGCCATTATTTTTGACGTTGACTTTGAAAGTTTTTGATGGAGTATTTGCTCACAAAGAAATAGCTGAGAAAGGAAAAGATCACAAAGATATGACAAGCTTACTTCGGCTGGGGAAGATACTAACAATTGATAAAGAGTCCTTTGAAGATCTCAATGAG GTCATGCACCGATATGTTGATCCACTGGTAACCCACTTGAAAAGCATGCTTGGGTTTCACAAATTCAGAAAAGGGAATCAGAAAGAGGTTGATGATCAACTGAAGGCAGAGAAGGCAGCAAACCCAATGCGGATAGTGTACTGTTTTGGAGTTTCTCATGAGCATCCTGGGACTTTTATTTTATCCTATATTAGAAGTGCAAATCCACATCATGAGTATGTTGGGGTGTATCCCAAAGGTTTCAGGTTTCGGAAAAAGGATTTTGATAGCATTCATCACTTAGTTGCATATTTTCAGAAGAACATAGACAAGCCACTACTTGGTGAGGGCCCATCTGTATGTACACTTGGTGCAGAGGTATCAACAGAAAATCCTACATGGGTATCCTCTGGTGATCGGGAATCTACAG ATGGAAGATTTAACTCTAGAAATACTGGCAATCAAAATGAACGAGGGCGAGGTCGTGGTCGTGGACGTGGACGTGGGCGTGGGCGTGGGCGTGGTCGTGAAAGAGGAAGTGATTTTGGTACTGATGGAAGCGACAACAGTGGTTATGAGGAAATGAAGGGTGATACTGCAGGTTCTGGCTGGGGTGGTTGTAACATAGATGGCTCCAACAAAGGTGGCTGGGGTGGCGGAGATGGTGGTAGTGGTTGGGGTGGCAACACGAATTCAGGTACTGATGGTGGTGGGAGTTGGGGAAGTGTGGAAGGTAATGTAAGTGGCCAAGGGCGATGGGTTAGCTCAGGAGATAGAAACAATAGTACTGATGGTGTCTGGGCTGGGAATAGCAGTGGTGGCAACAGTGCTGGTGGCTGGGGGAATCTGGGATCTGGTGGTGGCAGCAGTACTGGTGGCTGGGGGAATCTGAGAACTGGTGGTGATGAGTCTTCTGGGACTGGCAGTCACAGGGGCAGTGGCGATGGTAGTTGGGGTGCGACGGATGATGTTGGTGGCCAAGGAGGAAGGGGAACTTCAGGAGATGTAGGAATGGGTGGTACTGATGCTGTCGGGGCTGGAAATAGAGGCAGCGATGGCTTCACAAGTGGCTGGGGCAATCAAGAAGCAGGTGGTGGAGTTAGAAACAATAGCGGGGATGGCCATGGTGAGAATTGGTGTGGTGGTGGTGCCGCAACTGGTGGTGACAAGTCAGTTGTGGCTGGCAATTACAGAGGTTGGAGCGGAAGAGGCAGTTCTACTAGTAACTGGGGAGAAGAAGGTAGTAGCAATAACAGCAGGGGCAGAGGCAGGGGAAGGAATAGTGGTAGGAACAACAGTGGGTGGGGACAAGGTGGAAATGATATTACTGATCTTGGCTCAGTTGGTAATAGCAATGCTGCTGGTGCCGCAAGTGGCTGGGGAAGTAACCAACATCAGGACAACAATAGAGGCAATGATGATGCTGGTGGGAATTGGGGTAGTGCGCCTGCTGCTACTGGTGGTGGTTATTCAGATGGGACTGGCAGTACTGGTAATTGGGGAGCAGTTGGTAATGATAGTAGCCAGGGGGGCAGAGGTAGTAGCAACAGTGGGTGGGGACAaattggaaatgatattactgATCCTGTCCTGGATGGTAGTAACAATACTGGTGGCACCACAAGTGGCTGGGGAAGAGGAAGTAACCGATATGGGAATAACAGTAAAGGCAGCAATGATCATGATGGGGATTGGAGTAGTGGTTCTGCTGCGACTGGTGCTGACAGTCACAGAGGCCAGAGTGGACGAGGCAGTAGCACTGGCAACTGGGGAGCAGAAGGCAATTTTAGTAGCCACTGGGACAGAGGCAGGGGGAGGGGCAGAGGTTGGAACAACAGCGGGCGGGGACATGCTGGGAAGGATAGTACTGATTCTGAATCTACTGGTAATGGCAATGCTATGGGTGCCCCAGGTTCATGGAGCTGTGGAATCAACCAAGGCAGGGGCAGCAACCATAGAAGCAGTAATGATGCAGATCTTGCAAGTGGTTCTGATGGTAGCGGCGACAAATGGACTGGGGCTGGCAGTGGAAGAAGCTGTGGTGGTCGTAGCTGGAGAGTTGGTAACAATGGTGGCCGCAGGGGCCGAGGCAGAGCCAGGGATAACAGTGACAGAGGTAGCACAGATGGCTGGGACACTGGAGGCGGCCAGGGCGGGGAGGATAAGTGGGGTAGTAATGGTGGTGGGGATAAGGGAAGTGGTTTTGCTGACGTTAATGACATATCACTAAGCAACAGTGGTCGGGGTGGAAGAAGAGGCAGTGATGGTCGTCCTAGCTGGGGTGATACAAATGCTGGTGGCCATGAGGGAAGTAGTTGTGGCTGGGTTGGTAATAACAGTGGTGTTGGTAACGGAGGTGGCTGGGGCGGTGGAAGTTGTCAGGGTGGGAACAGCAGCGATGGAAATGATCAGACACGTAGTTTTGCTGATGGGAACGATGATAATGCAGCTGGTGCTAGTGGCGGAGGGTGGGGTGGCAACAACAATGGTGGCAGTAGCAAAGGTGGCTGGGGTGGTAACTCTGATGGTGGAGCTGGTAGTGGGTGGAATTAA